One Coffea eugenioides isolate CCC68of unplaced genomic scaffold, Ceug_1.0 ScVebR1_2485;HRSCAF=3517, whole genome shotgun sequence DNA segment encodes these proteins:
- the LOC113756785 gene encoding GDSL esterase/lipase At1g28570-like, translating to MASSSSALLKTLPFCFAILVVLLLTPLQIASACYTSIYAFGDSLSDAGNYIHIYQQMFPGTHKLPRYASPPYGETYFHHPTGRTSDGRTIIDFMAEYYGLPLIPPYIRGVNQSSSNFGAGINFAVVGAPALDVGFYEERGIHFTTSNISMRTQLSWFKGVLPSLCRSSSCRELFNSSLIVMGPFGGNDYGHSFLQGRSLEETKTLVPLVINAISISIQVRI from the exons ATGGCATCTTCCTCATCAGCTCTTCTGAAAACCCTCCCATTCTGTTTCGCCATTCTCGTAGTATTATTATTGACTCCCCTTCAAATTGCTTCGGCCTGTTACACATCCATCTATGCCTTTGGTGATTCTCTCTCAGATGCTGGAAATTACATCCACATTTATCAACAAATGTTTCCAGGGACCCATAAACTTCCCCGCTATGCCTCACCCCCTTATGGAGAGACCTACTTTCATCATCCCACTGGTCGAACTTCTGACGGTCGAACAATCATAGACTTCATGG CTGAGTATTATGGGCTTCCACTCATACCACCATATATTAGGGGCGTGAACCAAAGTAGCTCAAACTTTGGTGCCGGCATCAATTTTGCAGTTGTGGGAGCTCCAGCACTTGATGTTGGTTTTTATGAAGAAAGAGGAATCCATTTTACTACGTCTAATATCTCCATGAGAACTCAACTGAGCTGGTTCAAAGGAGTACTGCCCTCTCTTTGTAGATCATCAA GCTGTAGGGAACTTTTTAATAGCTCACTGATTGTTATGGGACCTTTCGGTGGCAACGACTATGGCCATTCCTTCCTTCAAGGAAGAAGTTTGGAGGAGACAAAAACTTTGGTTCCTCTGGTTATTAATGCCATTAGCATTTCTATTCAAGTAAGAATCTGA